The Lentzea guizhouensis genome contains a region encoding:
- a CDS encoding TNT domain-containing protein (This protein contains a domain related to Tuberculosis Necrotizing Toxin, which is the C-terminal effector domain of outer membrane channel protein CpnT, and which has a lethal NAD+-glycohydrolase activity.), with protein MSEPKPLNPTEQDALVKQIGLTLMRAAPEDWRRVVAEYRATGRYFELAAELHIADGSSHAWAPPREVAQLFARLRAGMHREGRGSWSNARYQLDHPSSYNLDFDRAEPKWQTPPPQQAYFDEMRFFPRTDENVPDWLRRRLNPPTPVFRTVRVFDGAGPNGRPSVNRPPVPEPEVAPLLAYLSNAPVAVAGRGFDADVLAVDSPPVVPAGFQTDGVWIWPAGVSYYLRKYGVPPEPELVERARSKGFTLAEVPEETRLAAAANIGAPAAPPGTMLPPPPPVEVRKEPEPVAPEPEATQFVAAPSFDDEPGQEPTRFAPAPSFDDETPQESTRFMPAPDFDDEPEPPRAPEPEPEPVEVTAEQAPFDDDREPVDLPVSVPMPADDGPPYRVVFDSDGVPDRIDDRHLRDTYGAGMDLFAPHPTEEFPHVTDEREEPEPVVADEPVAEPEVPTAGPDEPALFTHQQEDEPELFTHQREEERTDAFVPEAEERPRDAMQDTMAWSPVLDEPDEDPAEVTEEHPVVAVEADEPDLAEEELRTTAEITPHEVRAAEPPPVLPVLPVPPVLPAPPVPVVEETAQFDAALFTEDEPEPEPEPAPEPRQVTPEEDRELAGTRRALDDLNVPHGVYRIGGEPADRTWNLHLDGDSWQVCWFDHGPKNPVRFDKVEDASAYLVGRLVMGNFRTIPPRQTPPPAPPRPIANGFREEPRRPVPPQRPPMQAPPPPAPTAVVPAPASAPVAAAVQQDDPAKRKFPISPLAGEPPLTLFRHKQMFELPAGTEVDRYGDQSGNLVYVAGTPFPERSLVPSWINRPYRVYRLRRPLEVLTGVAVPWFEQPGGGTAYLLPKAVEEMIAEGVLVEITGSADN; from the coding sequence GTGTCCGAGCCGAAGCCGTTGAACCCGACCGAGCAGGACGCCCTGGTGAAGCAGATCGGCCTGACCCTCATGAGGGCCGCGCCGGAGGACTGGCGCCGGGTCGTCGCCGAGTACCGCGCCACCGGCCGCTACTTCGAACTGGCCGCTGAGCTGCACATCGCTGACGGGTCGTCGCACGCGTGGGCTCCGCCGCGGGAGGTCGCGCAGCTGTTCGCCCGGTTGCGGGCCGGCATGCACCGCGAGGGCAGGGGCAGCTGGTCGAACGCCCGCTACCAGCTCGACCACCCGTCGAGCTACAACCTCGACTTCGACCGCGCCGAGCCGAAGTGGCAGACGCCTCCTCCGCAGCAGGCGTACTTCGACGAGATGCGGTTCTTCCCGCGTACCGACGAGAACGTGCCCGACTGGCTGCGCCGCAGGCTGAACCCGCCGACGCCGGTGTTCCGCACGGTCAGGGTGTTCGACGGCGCCGGGCCGAACGGCCGCCCGTCGGTCAACCGCCCGCCGGTGCCGGAGCCCGAGGTCGCGCCGCTGCTCGCCTACCTGTCGAACGCGCCGGTCGCCGTGGCCGGTCGTGGCTTCGACGCCGACGTGCTGGCCGTGGACTCCCCGCCGGTCGTGCCCGCCGGGTTCCAGACCGACGGCGTGTGGATCTGGCCCGCCGGCGTGTCCTACTACCTGCGCAAGTACGGCGTGCCGCCGGAGCCGGAGCTGGTCGAGCGGGCCCGCAGCAAGGGCTTCACCCTGGCCGAGGTGCCGGAGGAGACCAGGCTCGCCGCCGCCGCGAACATCGGCGCGCCCGCCGCACCTCCCGGCACGATGCTGCCGCCGCCCCCACCGGTCGAGGTCCGCAAGGAGCCGGAACCGGTCGCGCCGGAGCCGGAGGCGACCCAGTTCGTCGCGGCGCCGTCGTTCGACGACGAGCCGGGCCAGGAACCGACGCGGTTCGCCCCGGCGCCGTCGTTCGACGACGAGACCCCGCAGGAGTCGACCCGGTTCATGCCGGCACCCGACTTCGACGACGAACCGGAACCGCCGCGCGCGCCCGAACCCGAACCCGAACCGGTCGAGGTCACCGCCGAGCAGGCGCCGTTCGACGACGACCGCGAACCGGTCGACCTGCCGGTCTCCGTTCCGATGCCGGCGGACGACGGACCGCCCTACCGGGTCGTCTTCGACTCCGACGGCGTGCCGGACCGCATCGACGACCGGCACCTGCGCGACACCTACGGCGCGGGCATGGACCTCTTCGCCCCGCACCCGACGGAGGAGTTCCCGCACGTCACGGACGAGCGCGAAGAGCCGGAGCCCGTCGTCGCCGACGAGCCGGTCGCCGAGCCGGAGGTGCCGACCGCGGGCCCCGACGAGCCCGCGCTGTTCACGCACCAGCAGGAGGACGAGCCGGAGCTCTTCACGCACCAGCGCGAGGAGGAGCGCACCGACGCGTTCGTGCCGGAGGCCGAGGAACGCCCGCGCGACGCCATGCAGGACACGATGGCGTGGAGCCCGGTCCTCGACGAACCGGACGAGGACCCGGCCGAGGTCACCGAGGAGCACCCCGTCGTCGCGGTCGAGGCCGACGAGCCCGACCTCGCCGAGGAGGAGCTGCGCACGACCGCGGAGATCACCCCGCACGAGGTCCGCGCCGCCGAGCCGCCGCCGGTGCTGCCGGTGCTGCCGGTGCCCCCGGTGCTGCCGGCGCCGCCGGTCCCCGTGGTCGAGGAGACCGCCCAGTTCGACGCGGCCCTGTTCACCGAGGACGAGCCGGAACCGGAACCGGAGCCCGCACCGGAACCGCGCCAGGTCACGCCGGAGGAGGACCGCGAGCTCGCGGGCACCCGCCGCGCGCTGGACGACCTGAACGTGCCGCACGGCGTCTACCGGATCGGCGGCGAGCCGGCCGACCGCACCTGGAACCTGCACCTCGACGGTGACAGCTGGCAGGTGTGCTGGTTCGACCACGGCCCGAAGAACCCGGTGCGGTTCGACAAGGTCGAGGACGCCTCCGCCTACCTGGTCGGCAGGCTCGTGATGGGCAACTTCCGCACGATCCCGCCGCGCCAGACACCCCCGCCGGCTCCGCCACGCCCGATCGCCAACGGTTTCCGCGAGGAGCCGCGCCGTCCGGTGCCACCGCAGCGCCCGCCGATGCAGGCCCCGCCACCCCCGGCCCCCACGGCCGTGGTCCCGGCGCCGGCCTCCGCACCGGTCGCCGCCGCCGTGCAGCAGGACGACCCGGCCAAGCGGAAGTTCCCGATCTCCCCGCTGGCCGGCGAGCCGCCGCTGACGTTGTTCCGCCACAAGCAGATGTTCGAGCTGCCGGCGGGCACCGAGGTCGACCGCTACGGCGACCAGAGCGGCAACCTGGTCTACGTGGCGGGCACGCCGTTCCCGGAACGCAGCCTCGTGCCGTCGTGGATCAACCGCCCGTACCGGGTGTACCGCCTGCGCCGGCCGCTCGAGGTGCTGACCGGCGTGGCGGTGCCGTGGTTCGAGCAGCCCGGCGGCGGCACGGCCTACCTGCTGCCGAAGGCGGTCGAGGAGATGATCGCCGAGGGCGTGCTGGTGGAGATCACGGGCTCAGCTGACAACTAG
- the map gene encoding type I methionyl aminopeptidase, protein MIELKSPAEIARMHVTGRFVAEVLTEVGRLADVGVNLMDLEHHVRGMIEDRGAESCYWDYAPSFGKGPFRNVICLSVNDAVLHGLPHDYVLRDGDVLTADIAVGIDGWVADSARTVVVGTPAEEDLRIIRATEEALEAAIAVARPGNRLGDLSAAIYQVARSYGYPVNTEFGGHGIGRTMHEDPHVSNRGHAGRGMTLKPGLTLALEPWLARTTDKIVYDPDGWTIRSADGSRTAHSEHTVAITEDAPLVLTRRESENVAPVEQVSDAPAH, encoded by the coding sequence GTGATTGAACTGAAGTCCCCCGCGGAGATCGCCCGCATGCACGTGACCGGGCGCTTCGTGGCCGAGGTCCTCACCGAGGTCGGCAGGCTCGCCGACGTGGGCGTCAACCTGATGGACCTGGAGCACCACGTCCGCGGCATGATCGAAGATCGTGGCGCGGAGTCGTGCTACTGGGACTACGCGCCGTCGTTCGGCAAGGGCCCGTTCCGCAACGTCATCTGCCTGTCGGTCAACGACGCCGTGCTGCACGGCCTGCCGCACGACTACGTGCTGCGCGACGGTGACGTGCTCACCGCCGACATCGCGGTCGGCATCGACGGCTGGGTCGCCGACTCGGCCCGCACGGTGGTCGTCGGCACGCCCGCCGAGGAGGACCTGCGGATCATCCGCGCCACCGAGGAGGCGCTGGAGGCGGCGATCGCGGTGGCGAGGCCGGGTAACCGGCTGGGCGACCTGTCCGCGGCGATCTACCAGGTGGCCCGCTCGTACGGCTACCCGGTCAACACCGAGTTCGGCGGCCACGGCATCGGCCGCACCATGCACGAGGACCCGCACGTGTCGAACAGGGGCCACGCGGGCCGCGGCATGACCCTCAAGCCGGGCCTGACCCTCGCGCTCGAACCGTGGCTCGCCCGCACCACCGACAAGATCGTCTACGACCCGGACGGCTGGACCATCCGCTCCGCCGACGGCTCGCGCACCGCCCACTCCGAGCACACCGTCGCGATCACCGAGGACGCCCCGCTGGTGCTGACTCGGCGCGAGTCGGAGAACGTCGCGCCGGTCGAACAGGTGAGCGACGCTCCGGCACACTAG
- a CDS encoding pentapeptide repeat-containing protein: MPNQHWEKRSFTDCDFTEADLRELVTTGCTFTRCDFTRTDLGESKHHATAFRQCTFDRTVLTRSSFTSCSLMGSNFVDCVLRPVTFTEVDFTLASFVKAPLHGLKLSGQRFRETNLSEADLRNTDLSRADLMGARLLDAKLDGADLRGALIDANGLRQAKLAGALIDIDTAIAFAAAYGLVVS, from the coding sequence ATGCCGAACCAGCACTGGGAGAAGCGGTCGTTCACCGACTGCGACTTCACCGAGGCCGACCTCCGCGAACTGGTCACGACGGGGTGCACGTTCACCCGGTGCGACTTCACCAGGACCGACCTGGGCGAGTCGAAGCACCACGCGACGGCGTTCCGGCAGTGCACGTTCGACCGCACGGTGCTCACCCGGTCGAGCTTCACCTCGTGCAGCCTGATGGGCTCGAACTTCGTCGACTGCGTGCTGCGGCCGGTCACGTTCACCGAGGTCGACTTCACGCTGGCGTCGTTCGTGAAGGCACCGCTGCACGGCCTGAAGCTCAGCGGTCAGCGGTTCCGCGAGACGAACCTGAGCGAGGCGGACCTGCGCAACACCGACCTCAGCAGGGCCGACCTGATGGGCGCGCGGCTGCTCGACGCGAAGCTCGACGGCGCGGACCTGCGCGGGGCGCTGATCGACGCGAACGGGCTCCGGCAGGCCAAGCTCGCCGGAGCCCTGATCGACATCGACACCGCGATCGCCTTCGCAGCGGCTTACGGGCTAGTTGTCAGCTGA
- a CDS encoding malate dehydrogenase: protein MTRTPVNVTVTGAAGQIGYALLFRIASGHLLGPDTPVNLRLLEITPALKAAEGTAMELDDCAFPLLKGITITDDAKTAFDGVNVALLVGARPRTKGMERGDLLEANGGIFKPQGEAINAGAADDVKVLVVGNPANTNALIAQQHAPDVPRERFTAMTRLDHNRALSQLAKKLGVAVTDIQKMTIWGNHSATQYPDLFHAEVGGKTAVEAVNDQAWLENDFIPTVAKRGAAIIEARGASSAASAANAAIDHVYDWVNGTEWTSMAIPSDGSYGVPEGIISSFPVKCSGGSYEIIQGLEIDEFSRARIDASVAELVEERDAVKGLGLI, encoded by the coding sequence ATGACCCGCACGCCCGTGAACGTCACTGTCACCGGTGCAGCCGGCCAGATCGGCTACGCACTGCTGTTCCGCATCGCCTCCGGCCACCTGCTGGGCCCGGACACCCCGGTCAACCTGCGGCTGCTGGAGATCACCCCGGCGCTGAAGGCCGCCGAGGGCACCGCGATGGAGCTCGACGACTGCGCCTTCCCGCTGCTCAAGGGCATCACGATCACCGACGACGCGAAGACCGCGTTCGACGGCGTGAACGTCGCCCTGCTCGTCGGCGCCCGCCCCCGCACGAAGGGCATGGAGCGCGGCGACCTGCTGGAGGCCAACGGCGGCATCTTCAAGCCGCAGGGCGAGGCGATCAACGCCGGTGCCGCGGACGACGTGAAGGTGCTCGTGGTCGGCAACCCGGCCAACACCAACGCCCTCATCGCCCAGCAGCACGCGCCGGACGTCCCGCGCGAGCGCTTCACCGCGATGACGCGCCTGGACCACAACCGCGCCCTGTCGCAGCTCGCCAAGAAGCTGGGCGTCGCGGTCACCGACATCCAGAAGATGACGATCTGGGGCAACCACTCGGCCACCCAGTACCCGGACCTGTTCCACGCCGAGGTGGGCGGCAAGACCGCCGTCGAGGCCGTGAACGACCAGGCGTGGCTGGAGAACGACTTCATCCCGACCGTCGCCAAGCGCGGTGCGGCGATCATCGAGGCCCGTGGCGCGTCCTCGGCCGCCTCGGCCGCGAACGCCGCCATCGACCACGTCTATGACTGGGTCAACGGCACCGAGTGGACCTCGATGGCCATCCCGTCGGACGGGTCGTACGGCGTGCCTGAGGGCATCATCTCGTCGTTCCCGGTCAAGTGCTCCGGTGGTTCGTACGAGATCATCCAGGGCCTGGAGATCGACGAGTTCTCCCGCGCCCGCATCGACGCCTCCGTGGCCGAGCTGGTCGAGGAGCGCGACGCGGTCAAGGGCCTCGGCCTCATCTGA
- a CDS encoding helix-turn-helix domain-containing protein has translation MVRQPLTPEQIEAGRRLGALLRRARAGRDLVEVAQSAGISPETLRKIETGRLPTPGFGTIICLGEALGLPVQELADTWRGAAQPLDAVS, from the coding sequence ATGGTCCGTCAACCGCTCACGCCGGAGCAGATCGAAGCCGGCCGCCGCCTCGGTGCCCTGCTGCGGCGCGCACGGGCGGGCCGGGACCTGGTGGAGGTCGCCCAGTCGGCCGGCATCTCGCCGGAGACCCTGCGCAAGATCGAGACGGGCCGCCTCCCGACGCCGGGCTTCGGCACGATCATCTGCCTCGGCGAGGCGCTCGGCCTGCCGGTCCAGGAGCTCGCGGACACCTGGCGCGGCGCTGCTCAGCCGCTCGACGCCGTCTCCTGA